One Capsicum annuum cultivar UCD-10X-F1 chromosome 2, UCD10Xv1.1, whole genome shotgun sequence genomic window carries:
- the LOC124896144 gene encoding rRNA 2'-O-methyltransferase fibrillarin-like, with protein MELRLLETGRLVQTELRLKTELRLLETELAAGDRAVTGWRPRWGKAGVPHREGGGGGVWTEKGGWMRGINSGGGGGRERLGTEVGDGGWRGAATGVGARNQRSGLAVGSGRRRRSATATGAGDRGKKEGKRVGRERAVRSAPEVDAGDRRSGRIGADGRRRRWGPGTRVF; from the exons atggagctgcggctgctggagacgggGCGGCTGGTGCAGACGGAGCTGCGGCTGAAGACCGAGCTTCGGCTGTTGGAGACCGAGTTGGCGGCTGGAGACCGGGCGGTGACTGGCTGGCGGCCGAGGTGGGGGAAGGCTGGTGTACCCCAccgggagggggggggggggggggtatggaCAGAAAAGGGTGGGTGGATGAGGGGTATAAACAGCGGGGGAGGGGGGGGAAGGGAACGGCTTGGAACCGAAGTCGGCGACGGAGGGTGGCGAGGAGCGGCGACGGGGGTCGGCGCCAGGAACCAGAGGTCGGGGCTggcggtcgggtcgggtcggcgccgaaggtcggcgacggcgacAGGGGCCGGGGACCGGGGCAAGAAAGAGGGaaagagggtagggagagagagagccgttagatcGGCGCCAGAGGTTGACGCtggggaccggaggtcgggtcggatcggcgccgacggtcggcgACGGCGATGGGGGCCGGGGACCAGG GTTTTTTGA